One segment of Patescibacteria group bacterium DNA contains the following:
- a CDS encoding site-2 protease family protein yields the protein MPLNWLFTEPLFFLSWILAILVTLTIHEFSHALVANMLGDSTAKDGGRLNFNPLVHLDPLGFIMMLIAGFGWAKPVPVNPYNLRGGRWGMALVSFAGPLSNFFGVLVFAVFFKMISPVLGPMNLLVNFLFLLILINISLFVFNLIPIPPLDGSRVLLAVIPDKFYDFKEKYLMYGPYILLALVLIDNFTNVGIFGRLFQGIINILSRFL from the coding sequence ATGCCTTTAAATTGGTTATTTACCGAACCGTTATTTTTTCTTTCTTGGATTTTGGCTATTTTAGTTACTTTAACTATTCATGAGTTTTCCCATGCCTTGGTCGCTAATATGTTAGGTGATTCCACAGCTAAAGATGGGGGACGGTTGAATTTTAATCCTTTAGTACATTTGGATCCATTGGGATTCATTATGATGCTGATAGCCGGCTTTGGCTGGGCCAAACCAGTGCCGGTTAATCCTTACAATTTGCGTGGCGGTCGTTGGGGTATGGCCCTGGTGTCTTTTGCCGGTCCTTTATCTAATTTTTTTGGAGTGCTGGTTTTTGCTGTATTTTTTAAGATGATTTCTCCTGTATTAGGACCGATGAATTTGCTGGTTAATTTTTTGTTTTTATTGATTTTGATTAATATTTCGCTTTTTGTTTTTAATTTGATTCCTATTCCTCCGTTAGATGGTTCCAGAGTGTTGCTTGCTGTTATTCCTGATAAATTTTACGATTTTAAAGAAAAATACCTCATGTATGGCCCGTATATTCTGTTGGCCTTGGTCTTGATTGACAACTTTACCAATGTCGGCATTTTTGGCAGACTTTTCCAGGGAATTATAAATATATTGAGTAGATTTTTATAA
- the tuf gene encoding elongation factor Tu — translation MAEAFNRSKPHVNVGTIGHVDHGKTTLTAAILATLSARGFTAQHKSVDQIDAAPEEKARGITIATAHVEYETEKRHYAHVDCPGHADYIKNMITGAAQMDGAILVVAATDGPMPQTREHILLAYQVGVPYIVVFINKVDQADPEMIDLVEGEIRELLTKYNYPGETTPIIKGSALKALENPNGSDADCIIELMNALDTYIPEPQRATDQSFLMPIEDVFSIEGRGTVVTGRIERGIIKTNEEVEIVGLADTKKTVVTGIEMFNKSLDEGRAGDNAGILLRGTKKEEVERGQVLAKPGSITPHSEFEAEVYILSKEEGGRHKPFFNGYKPQFYVRTTDVTGEITLPAGTEMVMPGDTVNVIVKLGKTVAMEEKMKFAIREGGHTVGAGVVTKIVK, via the coding sequence ATGGCAGAAGCATTCAACAGAAGCAAGCCCCACGTTAATGTGGGTACCATCGGTCACGTCGACCACGGCAAAACCACTTTGACCGCGGCTATTTTGGCTACTTTAAGCGCTCGCGGTTTTACCGCCCAGCACAAATCAGTCGATCAGATTGACGCCGCTCCGGAAGAAAAAGCCCGCGGTATCACTATTGCGACTGCTCACGTAGAATACGAAACTGAAAAGCGCCACTATGCTCATGTGGATTGCCCAGGTCATGCTGATTATATCAAGAACATGATCACTGGCGCCGCCCAGATGGACGGAGCTATTTTGGTTGTGGCCGCCACTGATGGTCCTATGCCTCAGACTAGAGAGCATATCCTTTTGGCTTATCAAGTCGGCGTGCCTTATATCGTTGTTTTCATTAACAAGGTTGATCAAGCCGATCCGGAAATGATTGATTTAGTAGAAGGTGAAATCCGCGAATTGTTGACCAAGTACAATTATCCCGGCGAAACCACCCCGATTATCAAGGGTTCTGCTTTGAAGGCCTTAGAAAATCCGAATGGTTCTGACGCTGATTGCATTATAGAGTTAATGAACGCCTTGGATACTTATATCCCTGAGCCGCAGCGCGCTACCGACCAGTCTTTCTTAATGCCGATTGAAGATGTCTTCTCTATTGAAGGCCGCGGTACCGTTGTTACCGGTAGAATTGAACGCGGTATAATTAAGACTAACGAGGAAGTAGAAATCGTTGGTTTGGCCGATACTAAGAAAACCGTTGTTACCGGCATCGAAATGTTTAATAAATCTTTAGATGAAGGCAGAGCTGGTGATAATGCTGGCATTCTCTTGCGCGGTACTAAGAAAGAAGAAGTTGAGCGTGGCCAAGTTTTGGCCAAACCGGGTTCCATTACCCCGCACTCAGAGTTTGAAGCCGAAGTCTATATCTTGTCTAAAGAAGAAGGCGGACGCCACAAACCCTTCTTTAATGGCTATAAACCACAATTCTATGTCAGAACAACTGACGTAACCGGTGAAATCACTTTGCCGGCCGGAACGGAAATGGTTATGCCTGGAGATACCGTTAATGTTATCGTCAAACTAGGTAAAACCGTTGCCATGGAAGAGAAAATGAAATTCGCTATTCGTGAAGGTGGCCATACTGTCGGCGCCGGCGTTGTAACGAAGATCGTTAAATAA
- a CDS encoding response regulator, protein MPGDKIKVLLVEDDAMIVDMYKLRLEEEGYEVIITDRGSQAIELAKKDDPDIILLDIILPEVDGFSVLSSLKSEVATKKIPTIIMTNLGQESDQERGQQLGAEEYFVKAQHTPADVINVIKKYLK, encoded by the coding sequence ATGCCAGGTGATAAAATTAAAGTGTTGCTCGTAGAAGACGACGCTATGATCGTAGATATGTATAAGTTGCGATTGGAGGAGGAGGGTTATGAGGTCATTATAACCGATAGGGGCAGTCAAGCGATAGAACTAGCTAAGAAGGATGATCCGGATATTATCTTGTTAGATATTATCTTACCGGAAGTTGACGGTTTTTCCGTTCTCAGTTCACTTAAGAGCGAAGTAGCGACCAAGAAAATCCCGACAATTATCATGACTAACTTAGGACAGGAATCCGATCAGGAAAGGGGTCAGCAGCTGGGCGCTGAAGAATATTTCGTTAAAGCGCAACATACGCCGGCTGATGTAATAAACGTTATTAAAAAATATTTAAAATAA
- a CDS encoding MBL fold metallo-hydrolase, with protein sequence MNKKYTKYLIGIAVAVLLLVGINFYQRHPGAVLGTFNIRSTSSLELIFFNVGQGDSSLIITPDGQDILIDGGHDNKVLYGLGKYLPPTDRTIEAMILSHPHSDHVAGLVEVLKRYQVDKVIMTGVTHTAPDYSEFLRLIEEKKVPVEIIDRPQEETIGGLTLQFLMPERSWQGEHVANLNNTSIVFKLVYGSTTALYTGDFENEENLLLQSMVQIKSDVLKVGHHGSTNANDKGFLSAVAPDWAVISVGVDNQYGHPHYRTLYYLKQLGANVFRTDLDGDIRLFSDGQGFITAD encoded by the coding sequence ATGAACAAGAAGTATACAAAGTATTTAATTGGCATTGCTGTTGCAGTTTTGTTGCTGGTTGGTATTAATTTTTATCAGCGTCACCCCGGCGCTGTTTTAGGAACTTTTAATATTCGTTCCACCTCGTCTTTGGAACTAATATTTTTTAATGTCGGCCAAGGAGATAGCTCGCTTATCATCACTCCTGATGGCCAGGATATCTTGATTGATGGCGGACATGATAATAAAGTACTATATGGGTTGGGTAAGTATCTGCCGCCAACCGATCGCACTATTGAAGCAATGATTTTGAGTCATCCGCATTCAGATCACGTCGCCGGCTTGGTGGAAGTTCTTAAGAGGTACCAAGTGGATAAAGTGATTATGACCGGAGTAACCCATACCGCGCCTGATTATTCGGAATTTTTAAGGTTAATTGAAGAAAAAAAAGTTCCAGTGGAAATAATCGACCGGCCGCAAGAGGAGACAATCGGCGGGCTGACTCTGCAATTTTTGATGCCGGAGAGGAGCTGGCAAGGTGAGCATGTGGCCAATCTTAATAATACTTCTATTGTCTTTAAGTTGGTTTATGGCTCTACTACGGCTCTGTATACCGGAGATTTTGAAAACGAGGAAAATTTGCTGTTGCAATCAATGGTTCAGATTAAGTCAGACGTACTCAAGGTTGGGCATCACGGCTCAACCAACGCCAATGATAAGGGGTTCTTGTCGGCTGTGGCGCCAGATTGGGCGGTGATTTCTGTTGGCGTTGATAACCAGTATGGCCATCCTCACTATCGTACGCTTTATTATTTGAAGCAGTTGGGTGCCAATGTTTTTCGTACTGACTTAGATGGGGATATCCGTTTGTTCAGCGACGGCCAGGGATTTATAACCGCCGACTAA
- the rpsL gene encoding 30S ribosomal protein S12 has protein sequence MPTINQLLKKGRKPKIVKSKTPDIQTTLDSLHRRKHTMQKGNPFKRGVCTVVRTTTPKKPNSALRKIARVRLSNGQEVTAYIPGIGHNLQEHSIVMVRGGRVKDLPGVRYHIVRGVYDSAGVANRKRGRSLYGMKKEKKAAK, from the coding sequence ATGCCTACAATAAATCAATTACTCAAAAAGGGACGCAAACCCAAGATTGTCAAATCTAAGACGCCTGACATTCAGACGACTTTGGATAGTTTGCATCGCCGTAAACATACCATGCAGAAAGGCAACCCCTTCAAACGTGGCGTGTGTACGGTTGTAAGAACCACTACGCCGAAAAAGCCGAACTCCGCTTTGCGTAAAATCGCCCGCGTCCGTTTGTCTAATGGCCAAGAGGTTACTGCTTATATTCCCGGCATCGGCCATAATCTGCAGGAGCACTCCATTGTCATGGTGCGTGGCGGCAGGGTTAAGGATTTGCCTGGTGTCAGATATCATATTGTCCGCGGCGTTTATGATTCCGCCGGTGTGGCTAATCGCAAGCGCGGTCGTAGCTTGTATGGAATGAAGAAAGAGAAGAAGGCAGCCAAGTAA
- a CDS encoding flavodoxin family protein, whose amino-acid sequence MIKQKNLSDREITKQLEINATTLKRFKDIQEQGINEVRQLAKKKSGKIKILGISGSARDELDMAQEKSNSESLLESCLKRCHELGAQTELLLLRKYDIKPCKACYSTVNTQCHFPCSCYQKGTPRADDMSKTLYDKILAADAIIFATPVNNFKMSSLMSLFLDRCISLDGSLPPADPKKTKDRELNKKHTEFIRLTASDDVPGSGFIRRFSGKTAGVIVTGHEAGAALTISSLFMTLNHFGMIFPPFSALYAMSSICNPTSADKAIVTGPCFIEEVSLLADNTIKSAKLFRKSGISDWHTVNSAN is encoded by the coding sequence ATGATCAAACAAAAAAACCTAAGTGATAGGGAGATAACAAAACAATTAGAAATTAACGCCACCACCTTAAAACGGTTTAAAGACATCCAAGAACAAGGGATTAATGAAGTCCGGCAGTTGGCAAAAAAGAAGAGCGGCAAAATCAAAATACTGGGAATATCCGGCTCGGCACGTGATGAATTGGATATGGCGCAAGAGAAATCTAATTCTGAATCATTATTGGAGTCATGCCTAAAACGTTGCCACGAACTTGGCGCGCAAACTGAATTATTACTGTTGAGAAAATACGATATCAAACCTTGCAAAGCCTGCTATTCTACGGTCAATACCCAGTGCCACTTCCCTTGTTCTTGTTATCAAAAAGGCACACCGCGTGCCGATGATATGAGTAAAACTTTGTACGACAAGATTTTAGCCGCGGATGCGATTATTTTTGCCACGCCTGTGAACAATTTTAAAATGTCATCACTCATGTCCTTGTTTCTAGACCGCTGTATCAGTTTAGACGGCAGTTTGCCTCCGGCTGATCCTAAAAAAACCAAAGATCGCGAACTCAATAAAAAACATACCGAGTTTATCCGCCTCACTGCTTCCGATGACGTTCCGGGTAGCGGTTTTATCCGTCGCTTCAGCGGAAAAACCGCCGGAGTGATTGTTACCGGACATGAGGCTGGCGCAGCCTTAACTATCAGTAGTCTATTTATGACCCTTAATCATTTTGGGATGATCTTCCCACCCTTCTCCGCTTTATATGCGATGTCCTCAATCTGTAACCCGACTTCGGCAGACAAAGCTATCGTAACCGGGCCTTGTTTCATTGAAGAAGTAAGCCTTTTAGCCGATAACACTATCAAATCAGCAAAGTTATTTCGTAAATCTGGCATTAGTGACTGGCACACAGTCAATAGTGCCAATTAA
- the rpsG gene encoding 30S ribosomal protein S7 yields the protein MRGKPATKRVIAPDEKYSREDIAKFINYIMERGKKSVAKNIVYEALEIISDKTKVDPLVVFDTAIKNAAPTVEIKGRRVGGANYQVPMAVRPSRSYTLGCRWIIGAAKAKKGRRMAIKLAEELTAAYNNEGAAIKKKQDTYRMAEANRAFAHFSR from the coding sequence ATGAGAGGTAAACCAGCAACAAAAAGAGTGATTGCCCCCGACGAGAAATATAGTCGCGAGGATATCGCTAAGTTCATCAATTATATTATGGAGCGCGGCAAAAAATCGGTCGCCAAAAATATCGTTTACGAGGCCTTGGAAATTATTTCCGATAAGACTAAAGTTGATCCTTTAGTTGTGTTTGATACGGCCATTAAGAATGCCGCTCCAACCGTAGAAATCAAGGGTCGCCGCGTTGGTGGCGCCAACTATCAAGTGCCGATGGCTGTTCGTCCTTCCCGCAGCTATACTTTGGGCTGCCGTTGGATTATCGGCGCCGCTAAAGCCAAGAAAGGCCGGCGTATGGCCATTAAGTTGGCGGAGGAGTTAACCGCCGCTTACAATAATGAAGGTGCCGCTATCAAAAAGAAACAGGATACTTACAGAATGGCTGAAGCTAACCGCGCCTTTGCGCATTTTTCCAGATAA
- a CDS encoding DUF2769 domain-containing protein has product MAIRKTEENSKRCICGQCPSYSDCLRDRTESLFCASGKASCEIKKSGCLCGGCPITIEHSLNGGYWCIEGAVE; this is encoded by the coding sequence ATGGCCATACGAAAAACCGAGGAAAACTCGAAAAGATGTATTTGTGGGCAATGTCCTTCTTACAGCGATTGCCTACGAGATCGAACGGAAAGTTTATTTTGCGCCTCAGGCAAAGCTTCCTGTGAGATCAAAAAAAGCGGCTGCTTATGCGGCGGTTGCCCGATTACTATCGAACACAGCTTAAACGGAGGTTATTGGTGTATTGAAGGAGCGGTAGAATAA
- the fusA gene encoding elongation factor G: protein MPRKTPLERIRNIGIIAHIDAGKTTVSERILFYTGKKHKIGEVHEGEATMDWMEQERERGITITSAATTCYWPNADWLGGQDIQINLIDTPGHVDFTAEVERSLRVLDGGVIVFDGVAGVEPQSETVWRQSEKYHVPKLGFINKMDRMGANFYNDLKSIYDRLTPHAHPIQLPIGAAETFTGIIDLLEMKAEVYKDDLGTKWEITDVPADEAERAKKYRHELVEAIVETDEALMEKYLAGEEISVIDLKKALRKATIANKLIPILCGSALKNKGVQFLLNAVAEYLPNPLEVPAPIGHSVEDETKEIPLVVSDDVPLAGLAFKIATDPFVGKLVFYRVYSGVLKSGSYIINNKTGNKERIGRILRMHANSREEVDEVYAGEIAALVGIKDVTTGNTLSDPSFPILLESIKFPDPVIDIAIEPKTKADQEKMALALSKLAEEDPTFRVHTDEETGQTIISGMGELHLDIIVDRMKREFKVEANIGKPQVAYRETIKGKAEAEGKYIRQSGGRGQYGHCWLRVEPSEPNQGFVFADEVKGGVVPREFIKPIEKGAREATERGILAGYPLIDVKVTVYDGSYHEVDSSEAAFKIAASMALQDAAKRATPVILEPVMKVEVTTPEQFMGDVIGDLNARRAVINSMEDRGVGASAVKVISAQVPLAEMFGYATIVRSMTQGRANYSMEFSRYMEVPKNVEMKIIEGRQGKKEERR from the coding sequence ATGCCCCGTAAAACACCCTTAGAAAGAATTAGAAACATTGGTATTATCGCCCACATTGATGCGGGCAAGACTACCGTATCAGAGCGCATTCTTTTTTATACCGGAAAGAAGCATAAGATCGGTGAAGTCCATGAAGGTGAAGCCACTATGGACTGGATGGAACAGGAACGCGAACGCGGTATTACCATTACATCCGCCGCTACCACTTGTTATTGGCCTAACGCCGATTGGCTGGGCGGTCAAGATATCCAAATCAACTTAATTGATACCCCAGGCCACGTGGACTTTACTGCTGAAGTGGAGCGCTCTTTGCGCGTCTTGGATGGCGGTGTCATTGTTTTTGACGGCGTGGCCGGCGTGGAACCGCAATCTGAAACCGTCTGGCGTCAATCAGAGAAATATCATGTGCCCAAACTTGGTTTCATTAATAAAATGGATCGCATGGGCGCAAACTTCTATAATGATCTAAAATCAATCTATGATCGTTTGACTCCTCATGCCCATCCTATCCAGTTGCCGATCGGCGCCGCTGAGACTTTTACCGGCATCATTGATTTGCTTGAAATGAAAGCCGAGGTTTACAAGGATGATTTGGGAACCAAATGGGAAATCACCGACGTGCCTGCCGATGAAGCGGAACGCGCTAAAAAATATCGCCACGAGTTAGTGGAAGCTATTGTGGAAACTGACGAAGCCTTGATGGAAAAATATTTGGCCGGTGAAGAGATCTCGGTAATTGATTTGAAGAAGGCATTGAGGAAAGCCACTATTGCTAATAAGCTTATACCGATATTATGCGGTAGCGCCTTAAAAAACAAAGGCGTGCAATTTTTGCTGAATGCCGTAGCCGAATACCTGCCTAATCCTTTGGAGGTTCCGGCTCCTATTGGCCACAGTGTTGAAGATGAGACAAAAGAAATACCTTTAGTTGTCTCTGATGATGTGCCGTTGGCCGGTTTGGCATTTAAGATTGCTACCGATCCCTTCGTCGGCAAATTGGTATTTTATCGCGTATATTCCGGCGTTTTGAAATCCGGCTCTTATATTATTAATAACAAAACCGGCAATAAGGAACGCATCGGTCGTATTTTGCGCATGCACGCTAATTCGCGCGAAGAGGTTGATGAGGTATACGCCGGAGAAATCGCCGCCTTAGTCGGCATTAAGGATGTTACTACCGGTAATACTCTGTCTGATCCGTCTTTCCCTATACTTTTGGAATCAATTAAATTTCCCGATCCGGTTATTGATATCGCTATCGAGCCTAAAACTAAGGCCGATCAAGAAAAGATGGCTTTGGCTCTATCCAAGTTGGCAGAAGAGGATCCGACTTTCCGCGTTCACACTGATGAAGAAACCGGCCAAACAATCATCTCCGGTATGGGCGAGTTGCATCTGGATATTATTGTAGATCGCATGAAACGTGAGTTTAAAGTAGAAGCCAATATTGGCAAGCCCCAGGTCGCCTATCGTGAAACTATTAAAGGCAAGGCCGAAGCTGAAGGCAAATATATCCGCCAATCCGGCGGTCGTGGCCAATACGGCCATTGCTGGTTGCGTGTGGAACCGTCCGAACCTAATCAGGGTTTTGTTTTTGCTGATGAAGTTAAAGGTGGTGTTGTGCCTCGCGAATTTATTAAGCCGATTGAAAAGGGCGCCAGGGAAGCGACAGAGCGAGGTATTCTGGCCGGTTATCCCTTGATTGATGTCAAAGTCACCGTTTATGACGGTTCTTACCATGAGGTTGATTCGTCCGAAGCCGCCTTTAAGATTGCCGCCTCAATGGCTTTGCAGGACGCCGCCAAGCGCGCCACCCCGGTCATCTTGGAACCGGTGATGAAAGTCGAAGTTACTACCCCGGAGCAGTTCATGGGCGATGTTATCGGTGATTTGAATGCTCGTCGCGCTGTCATTAATTCTATGGAAGATCGAGGTGTCGGAGCTTCGGCCGTTAAGGTCATTAGCGCGCAAGTGCCGTTGGCCGAGATGTTCGGCTACGCCACTATCGTGCGTTCCATGACCCAGGGTCGCGCTAATTACTCTATGGAGTTTTCTCGCTATATGGAAGTGCCGAAGAATGTGGAGATGAAGATCATTGAAGGTCGCCAGGGCAAAAAAGAAGAAAGACGCTAA
- a CDS encoding bL28 family ribosomal protein encodes MPKACSVCGRGTRSSFSVSHSNIKSKRTQKINLKSKKLDGRSTAICTACLKTKTKKQK; translated from the coding sequence ATGCCTAAAGCATGTTCCGTTTGCGGACGCGGCACCAGAAGCAGTTTTTCCGTTTCTCACTCCAATATCAAATCCAAGCGCACTCAGAAAATCAATCTGAAAAGCAAGAAGTTGGATGGCAGATCAACCGCTATCTGCACCGCCTGCCTAAAAACCAAAACTAAAAAACAAAAGTAA
- a CDS encoding nucleoside-diphosphate kinase — protein sequence MIERTLVLLKPDAVKRGVMGEIIARFEKVGMKIVALRLAWVSEEKAKAHYTEDIAIRRGEHVRNYLVDFITSGPVLAFVVEGVDAIENVRMMVGATEPKSAIPGTIRGDYSHVSYSHADAEKKVVANLIHASADKADAEREIYVWFNEDEIFDYKTAYEAHTL from the coding sequence ATGATTGAACGAACATTGGTTTTGCTTAAACCAGACGCGGTCAAGCGCGGTGTGATGGGGGAGATAATAGCTCGTTTTGAAAAAGTGGGCATGAAGATCGTGGCTTTGCGTTTGGCTTGGGTCAGTGAAGAGAAGGCCAAAGCGCATTATACCGAAGACATTGCTATTCGACGGGGCGAGCATGTCCGCAATTATTTGGTTGATTTTATCACCTCGGGCCCGGTCTTAGCTTTTGTAGTTGAGGGCGTAGACGCTATTGAGAATGTGCGAATGATGGTCGGCGCGACTGAGCCGAAATCCGCTATTCCCGGCACTATCCGTGGCGATTATTCCCATGTTTCTTATTCTCATGCCGATGCGGAGAAAAAAGTTGTAGCCAACCTTATTCATGCTTCCGCTGACAAGGCTGATGCGGAAAGAGAAATTTATGTCTGGTTTAACGAGGATGAGATTTTTGATTACAAGACGGCTTACGAAGCGCATACTTTATAA
- a CDS encoding valine--tRNA ligase produces MSKIELAKAYDAESVEDGIYRKWEESGYFNPDNLPGERPEKFVVSMPPPNVTGVLHLGHALENSIMDIELRYQRLKGKRALLVPGTDHAAVATQARVEDELKKQGIKHPRQELGREELLKKIREYAEEKKSVILSQIKKIGTSCDWSRLAYTFDEPRTKAVNELFRRMFADGLIYRGYRVVNWSVKGQSTCSDDELVYETVKTTVYTFKYSQDFPIAIATTRPETKLGDTAVAVNPDDDRYKQYIGQKFTVDVGAAKPLVITIIADKNVDVNYGTGAVGVTPAHSQIDFEMYEQNKDIGIIPVIGKDGRMLPVAGKDYDGLTINEAREKFVDWLKANHLYIKEEEVEHNVGKSDRFGDVAEALPMEQWFVDVKKQIPGRGKTLKDLMREAVTIGHNHDKNKIIKITPERFHNTYLHWIDNLRDWCISRQVWWGHRIPVWYCDDCGEIFYSDQPVDKCPKCDNSQVRQDEDTLDTWFSSGAWTFSTLGWPEQTDDLKKYHPTTWMQMGYEILFFWMARMILMTTYALDDIPFKDVYIHGILRAKDGRKFSKSLGNGLDPLEIIEKYGTDALRLSLIKGTTAGNDARFYEEKVEAARNFVNKLWNISRYILSTVENPRLVEVAPEPITLADKWLLDKLNAKIYEATKQLDNCEFSLASEILYDFTWSDFADWYLEVAKIEKGKDDILLYVLQTLLRLWHPYMPFITEEIWDKLADERILMVESWPVSKEVGLWDKIKEIAYLSVSEGGNDFEVVKELIIAIRNLRAENKIEPAKLIDIVIISAKKELLESQAKIIKRLARLQNLAIDSVGVKPENSAVKVIEGSEIYLVLAGLINIGAEKERLAKEIMETEKYLSGLQSKMDNEEFVKNAPKAVVEKEKEKLTVAEEKLAKLREQVNSL; encoded by the coding sequence ATGTCAAAAATAGAATTAGCCAAGGCGTATGACGCCGAATCTGTCGAAGACGGAATCTACCGCAAATGGGAAGAATCCGGTTATTTTAATCCCGATAATCTGCCGGGTGAACGGCCGGAGAAATTTGTCGTCTCCATGCCCCCGCCCAATGTTACCGGCGTTTTACACTTGGGTCATGCCCTGGAGAATTCTATTATGGATATCGAGTTGCGTTACCAGCGACTCAAGGGTAAGCGAGCATTACTTGTGCCTGGAACAGATCATGCGGCTGTGGCTACTCAAGCCAGGGTGGAAGATGAACTCAAAAAACAAGGCATCAAGCATCCGCGTCAAGAGTTGGGTCGCGAGGAACTGCTGAAAAAAATTCGCGAGTATGCAGAAGAAAAAAAATCAGTTATTTTATCGCAGATAAAAAAAATAGGTACATCCTGCGATTGGTCGCGTTTAGCTTATACTTTTGATGAACCTCGTACCAAGGCGGTGAATGAATTATTCCGTCGGATGTTTGCCGATGGTTTGATTTATCGCGGTTATCGCGTAGTCAATTGGTCGGTTAAGGGGCAATCCACCTGCTCTGATGATGAGTTGGTATATGAAACCGTTAAGACTACGGTTTATACTTTTAAGTATAGTCAGGATTTTCCTATCGCTATTGCCACCACTCGTCCGGAAACCAAATTGGGTGATACGGCTGTGGCAGTTAATCCTGATGATGATAGATATAAACAATACATCGGCCAGAAGTTTACGGTAGATGTTGGTGCGGCTAAGCCGCTTGTCATTACGATTATTGCCGACAAAAATGTTGATGTGAATTATGGCACGGGCGCGGTCGGCGTTACGCCGGCGCACAGCCAGATTGATTTTGAGATGTATGAGCAGAATAAAGATATTGGTATTATTCCGGTTATCGGTAAAGACGGTCGGATGTTACCTGTCGCGGGCAAAGATTATGATGGTTTGACTATTAATGAAGCCCGGGAAAAATTCGTAGATTGGCTTAAAGCTAATCATCTCTACATTAAAGAAGAGGAGGTTGAACATAATGTCGGCAAGTCGGACAGGTTCGGCGATGTGGCTGAAGCGCTCCCCATGGAGCAATGGTTTGTGGATGTAAAAAAGCAGATTCCCGGCCGCGGTAAAACCTTAAAGGATTTGATGCGCGAAGCCGTAACCATCGGCCATAATCATGACAAAAACAAAATTATCAAGATTACGCCGGAGAGATTCCACAATACTTATTTGCATTGGATTGATAATTTACGCGATTGGTGCATCTCCCGTCAAGTTTGGTGGGGTCACCGCATACCCGTGTGGTATTGCGACGATTGCGGAGAAATATTTTACTCTGATCAACCGGTAGACAAATGTCCCAAATGCGACAACAGCCAGGTACGTCAAGATGAGGATACCTTAGATACTTGGTTTTCTTCGGGTGCCTGGACTTTTTCCACTTTGGGCTGGCCGGAGCAAACTGACGATTTAAAAAAATACCATCCGACAACTTGGATGCAAATGGGTTATGAAATTTTATTTTTCTGGATGGCCAGAATGATCCTGATGACCACTTATGCTCTTGATGACATTCCTTTCAAAGATGTTTATATTCATGGCATTTTACGCGCCAAAGACGGCCGTAAGTTTTCTAAATCTTTGGGTAATGGCCTAGATCCGTTAGAAATTATTGAAAAATACGGCACTGACGCTTTACGTTTGTCTTTAATTAAGGGTACGACCGCCGGCAACGATGCCAGGTTTTATGAAGAGAAGGTGGAGGCGGCGAGGAATTTTGTCAATAAATTATGGAATATTTCCCGCTATATCCTGTCTACCGTGGAAAATCCTCGGTTGGTAGAAGTGGCGCCGGAACCCATTACCCTAGCTGATAAATGGTTATTGGATAAGTTAAATGCTAAAATCTACGAAGCCACCAAGCAATTGGACAATTGTGAGTTCTCTTTGGCCAGTGAGATTTTGTATGACTTTACTTGGAGTGATTTTGCCGATTGGTATTTGGAGGTCGCCAAAATAGAAAAAGGTAAGGATGATATTCTGCTTTATGTTCTGCAAACGCTATTAAGACTCTGGCATCCGTATATGCCGTTTATCACTGAAGAGATTTGGGACAAATTAGCGGACGAGAGAATATTAATGGTGGAGTCCTGGCCGGTTAGTAAAGAAGTGGGATTATGGGATAAGATAAAAGAGATAGCATATTTGTCAGTCAGCGAAGGTGGCAATGATTTTGAAGTTGTCAAAGAGTTAATCATAGCGATTAGGAATCTGCGCGCGGAAAATAAGATTGAACCAGCTAAGTTGATTGATATTGTAATTATTAGCGCTAAAAAGGAATTATTGGAGTCGCAAGCAAAGATTATTAAGCGTCTGGCACGGCTGCAAAATTTGGCGATTGATTCTGTCGGAGTCAAACCGGAAAATTCCGCGGTTAAAGTTATTGAAGGATCGGAGATTTATTTAGTCTTGGCCGGGCTGATCAATATTGGAGCAGAAAAGGAACGCTTGGCTAAAGAAATTATGGAGACGGAAAAATACTTGAGCGGTTTGCAAAGCAAGATGGATAATGAGGAATTTGTGAAAAATGCACCCAAAGCAGTGGTGGAAAAAGAAAAAGAAAAGTTGACTGTTGCCGAAGAGAAGCTTGCTAAATTACGCGAGCAAGTCAATAGTCTATAG